One window from the genome of Natrialba magadii ATCC 43099 encodes:
- the secY gene encoding preprotein translocase subunit SecY, with translation MGWKEAAEPVLTRMPAVRRPEGHVPFKRKLAWTAGILMLYFFLTNITLLGIEAGQADDLFGEFRAILAGEHMSLLQVGIGPIVTASIVLQLLGGANLLGLDTDDPRDQVLYQGLQKLLVIVMTALTALPMVFAGGFLPAQQSLTLGGFTFDHTQIQLLMFTQIFIGGVLILYMDEVVSKWGIGSGIGLFIVAGVSQRLVTGFIQPAEGGFFYNWYLILTGQMEIGSLVSGDGLYTLLMGDGGQIIALLTTILIFAIVVYAESVRVEIPLSHARVKGARGRFPVKLIYASVLPMILVRALQANIQFMGQIMYSQLGDDMPSVLGTFGPDGQPVGGFFYYTAPIYSPEDWMWWTGEVAQQAWMVMIRIGVDLTFMVIGGAIFAIFWVETTNMGPEATAQQIQNSGMQIPGFRQNVGVIEKVMERYIPQVTVIGGALVGLLAVWANMLGTIGAVTGTGLLLAVSITYKLYEEIAEEQMMEMHPMMRQMFGKE, from the coding sequence ATGGGATGGAAGGAAGCCGCTGAACCGGTCTTAACGCGGATGCCCGCAGTGCGCCGTCCAGAGGGGCACGTCCCCTTCAAGCGCAAGCTAGCGTGGACGGCCGGCATCCTGATGTTGTACTTCTTCCTGACGAACATCACACTGCTCGGTATCGAAGCCGGGCAGGCAGACGACCTCTTCGGGGAGTTCCGTGCTATTCTCGCGGGCGAGCACATGTCCCTGCTGCAGGTCGGTATCGGACCAATCGTCACGGCAAGCATCGTCTTGCAGTTGCTCGGTGGAGCGAACCTGCTGGGTCTCGATACGGATGACCCGCGTGATCAGGTCCTCTACCAGGGACTGCAGAAACTGCTCGTCATCGTGATGACGGCGCTGACTGCGCTTCCGATGGTGTTCGCCGGCGGCTTCCTGCCAGCTCAGCAGTCGCTAACGCTAGGCGGATTCACCTTCGACCACACCCAGATCCAGCTGCTGATGTTCACCCAGATCTTCATTGGCGGCGTCCTCATCCTCTACATGGACGAGGTCGTCAGTAAATGGGGAATCGGCAGCGGGATTGGGCTGTTCATCGTTGCCGGTGTGAGCCAGCGCCTCGTGACCGGGTTCATCCAGCCCGCCGAAGGTGGGTTCTTCTACAACTGGTACCTGATACTCACGGGTCAGATGGAGATCGGTTCCCTGGTCTCCGGTGACGGGTTGTACACCCTACTGATGGGTGACGGCGGACAGATCATCGCGCTACTGACGACGATCCTGATCTTCGCGATCGTCGTCTACGCGGAGTCCGTGCGAGTGGAGATCCCGCTCAGCCACGCCCGCGTGAAGGGTGCTCGTGGTCGCTTCCCAGTGAAGCTCATCTACGCGAGCGTCCTGCCAATGATCCTCGTTCGGGCGCTGCAGGCCAACATCCAGTTCATGGGCCAGATCATGTACTCCCAGCTGGGAGACGACATGCCGTCCGTGCTTGGAACCTTCGGCCCCGACGGGCAGCCCGTCGGTGGGTTCTTCTACTACACGGCACCGATCTACTCGCCCGAAGACTGGATGTGGTGGACCGGTGAAGTCGCCCAGCAAGCCTGGATGGTGATGATCCGCATCGGCGTCGACCTGACGTTCATGGTCATCGGCGGTGCCATCTTCGCTATCTTCTGGGTCGAAACCACCAACATGGGCCCCGAAGCGACCGCCCAGCAGATCCAGAACTCCGGCATGCAGATCCCCGGCTTCCGACAGAACGTCGGCGTCATCGAGAAGGTCATGGAGCGGTACATCCCGCAGGTGACCGTCATCGGTGGTGCACTCGTCGGCCTGCTCGCCGTCTGGGCGAACATGCTCGGGACGATCGGTGCGGTTACCGGGACCGGCCTGCTGCTGGCTGTCTCCATCACCTACAAGCTCTACGAGGAGATCGCCGAAGAGCAGATGATGGAGATGCACCCGATGATGCGCCAGATGTTTGGCAAGGAGTGA
- a CDS encoding 50S ribosomal protein L30, producing MKAVVQVRGEVNRNQDIQDTLEMLNIHENNHCALVPETDAYIGMVNKVNDFVAHGEPDAEVLETLLAKRAEPLEGRQSDVDEEWLAENTDYDEFGALAEALLDEETTLREQGLSPTLRLHPPRGGHDGIKKPTAEGGQLGKHTTEEINVLLESMR from the coding sequence ATGAAGGCCGTCGTTCAGGTTCGCGGTGAGGTAAACCGCAACCAGGATATCCAGGACACCCTGGAGATGCTCAACATCCACGAAAACAACCACTGCGCGCTCGTTCCCGAGACCGACGCCTACATCGGCATGGTCAACAAGGTCAACGACTTCGTTGCCCACGGGGAGCCTGACGCCGAGGTACTCGAGACGCTGCTCGCCAAGCGAGCGGAGCCACTCGAGGGGCGCCAGTCTGACGTGGACGAGGAGTGGCTCGCCGAGAACACCGACTACGACGAGTTCGGTGCGCTCGCCGAGGCACTGCTCGACGAGGAGACGACCCTTCGCGAGCAGGGACTGTCGCCAACGCTGCGACTGCACCCACCGCGTGGCGGTCACGACGGGATCAAGAAGCCGACCGCGGAGGGCGGCCAACTCGGAAAGCATACAACCGAGGAAATTAACGTCCTGTTAGAATCGATGCGATAA
- a CDS encoding uL15m family ribosomal protein: MTSKKRRQRGSRTHSGGSHKNRRGAGHRGGRGRAGRSKHEFHNYEPKGKHGFKRPQGIRENVAEIDIQKLDEDAILYVAEDEAEETDDGYQLDARDIVEDGYEADVVKVLGSGQVRNALEVTADAFSDAAREKIEAAGGEAVLSERAQEAAEAEAEADADAEDADDEQDEE; this comes from the coding sequence ATGACGAGCAAAAAACGACGCCAGCGTGGATCGCGTACCCACAGCGGTGGCTCCCACAAGAATCGACGTGGAGCCGGTCATCGTGGTGGGCGCGGACGCGCCGGGCGAAGCAAACACGAGTTCCACAACTACGAACCGAAGGGCAAACACGGCTTCAAGCGACCCCAGGGGATCCGCGAGAACGTCGCGGAGATCGACATCCAGAAGCTAGATGAAGATGCGATCCTCTACGTCGCCGAGGACGAAGCCGAAGAGACTGACGACGGCTACCAACTCGACGCACGCGATATCGTCGAGGATGGCTACGAGGCCGACGTCGTCAAGGTGCTTGGCTCCGGACAGGTCCGGAACGCACTCGAGGTGACGGCCGATGCTTTCTCCGATGCAGCCCGCGAGAAGATTGAGGCTGCAGGCGGCGAGGCCGTCCTTTCCGAGCGTGCGCAGGAAGCGGCTGAAGCGGAGGCGGAAGCCGACGCTGACGCTGAAGACGCCGACGACGAACAGGACGAGGAGTAA